DNA from Thiomicrorhabdus sp. Kp2:
CACGACCACTCTGTTAGAGGCGGCTCGGTTTATATTTTGTCTGAACGTGGTGCGAGTAGCACGATGGCAAAACTATTGGCAAGAAGTGAAAACGCCTCGTTACAGGACGTTAGCTTAAATGGCTTAGATGACGATGTGGCATTTGCATTAAGTGACTTGTCTAGAGATGCAAACATTAAAGCCAGTAGAAAATTAGCGGTAACGGTTTTAAAAGAGATGCAAAAAACTGTGAAAATGCACAAGCATTCGGTTCAATCAGCGGGTTTTGCAGTATTAAAGTCAATTGATATGCCTTCGTTACTGATTGAAACAGCTTTTATTTCGAATCCGCATGAAGCTAGAAATTTAATGAGTAAAAAGTTTCAATTGAAAATGGCAAATGCCATTGCCGATGGGTTAAATAAGTATGTTGATCAGTATGGTAAAAAACCAAGTTGGGGTGAAACACTTTACGTTCAATACAAAGTACAAAAGGGAGATACGCTCTCACAAATTGCAGCAAACTATGAAGTCAGCACAAAAACATTGAAAAAATTGAATGGTATTAAAAATGCGAATTCATTATATGTAGGCAAGAAACTTAAAATCCCAGTATCAGAGAAATTACTCGCAGGTATTTAGGTTTGATTGCTTGATAAGATTGAGTGATGAGTTTGACTTGAAAGTAGCGCCGAAAGGCGCTTTTTTGTAGGTAAATAAAGAGCGATGGCTAGGGGATACAGCCTATTTCTAAAATAGTTTAAAGCCCTTTTCTGTCAAAATTCCATCTAGTGGAACATCCCATGGTTCAGCGGGAAGGGTTTCAACCCTTTGGCATTCATGCGCCCAACCAATGAGTTTGGTCGAGGATTGTTTTTGATGCAGTTTAAACTCAAATGTTCGATCGTAATAACCCCCCCCCATTCCTAAACGGTTGCCTTGTTTATCAAAGCCAACTAATGGCATAAACACCCAATTCATCGCTTCGCCAGATAAGTGTTTATTTAGTGGGGCTGATGGCTCTTGGATACCAAATTGGTTGGCTATCATTTCACTGTGATTTGTGTATTGAACAAAGGCCATATGCCATTCATCCCGGGTTTCCAATACAGGGAGATAAACCTGGTGGTTGGTATTTTCCCAAAGGTGTTGAATTGTTTTTTGAGTGGATAGTTCGCCATCTTGCGATAAGAAAAGGGCAATCTTTTTTGGGGTTCTAAAATAGGAATTGGATTCAAGAAGGTGTTTTACGTGTTGGAATGCGAGTTCAGAGTGTTCTGTTTGCTCAAGTACCGTTAAGTTTTTTCGATTATTTCTGAGGTGTTTACGTAGGCTTGTTGAATCAAGAGGTCTCATAAAAATGGGGTCTCAAAAAAGAAAAAAGCACATAGCCACCAAACTAAAATCCCTAGACCGTAAA
Protein-coding regions in this window:
- a CDS encoding 5-formyltetrahydrofolate cyclo-ligase, yielding MRPLDSTSLRKHLRNNRKNLTVLEQTEHSELAFQHVKHLLESNSYFRTPKKIALFLSQDGELSTQKTIQHLWENTNHQVYLPVLETRDEWHMAFVQYTNHSEMIANQFGIQEPSAPLNKHLSGEAMNWVFMPLVGFDKQGNRLGMGGGYYDRTFEFKLHQKQSSTKLIGWAHECQRVETLPAEPWDVPLDGILTEKGFKLF